In the genome of Candidatus Promineifilum breve, the window AGACCGCTGCCATCTGAACGGGCTGGCCATGCTGGGTGGCCGGCCGCAATTCGTCACCGCGCTGGGCGAGACCGATACCCGCGGCGGCTGGCGCGAGAACAAGGCCAACGGCGGCCTGCTGATGGAAGTGCCCACCCGCTCCATCCTCCTGCGCGGCCTGTCCATGCCCCATTCGCCGCGCTGGTATGACAGCAAATTGTGGTTCCTGGAATCGGGCGAGGGCAGCATCGCCCAGGCCGACGTGCGCCATGGCGCGTGGCGCACTGTGGCCCAGATGCCCGGCTTCACCCGCGGCCTCGACTTCTACGGCCCGCTGGCCTTCATCGGCCTGTCGCAGGTGCGCGAAAGCGCCACGTTCAGCGGCATCCCGCTGGTGGAGCGGCTAACGGAGCGGACGTGTGGCGTGTGGGTGGTCGATCTGCGCGACGGCCGCGTGCTGGGCTTTTTGCGCTTCGAGGAAGGGGTGCAGGAGATCTTCGCCGTCCAGGTGCTGCCCAACGTGCGCTTCCCGGAGATGCTGGAGTGGAACGATGACCGGCTGAAGCATAGCTATGTGTTGCCGGATGAGGCGTTGGCGGCCGTGCCGGAGACGATGCGTGAGTGAGAGAAACCCCGTCTGTGAACTGTCGTCCGCGGCTACAGGGTATTCTATTGTAGACACCGGCTCGCCAAGTATAATCAACGCATGATGATGGATTTTACAACCGGCAGCTTTTCCTCAACCCTGTATCAGGGCGATTGTTTCGACGTATTGAGGACCTTGCCGGACAACTCGGTTGACTTAATCGTCACCTCACCTCCCTACGCCGATCAACGGAAAAGCACCTACGGCGGCATCCACCCGGACCACTACGTTGAATGGTTTACCCCAACCGCTGTAGAGCTACTACGAGTCCTCAAGCCCACCGGAACATTCATCCTCAATATCAAGGAAAAAGTTGTCAATGGCGAACGCCATACCTACGTGCTCCAGTTGATCTTGCGCATGCGCGAAGTTGGTTGGCTGTGGACCGAGGAGTTCATGTGGCACAAAAAGAACTCCCATCCCGGCAAGTGGCCCAATCGCTTTCGGGATAACTGGGAAAGGCTGCTACAGTTTAACAAGGAAAAGCAGTTTGCCATGTACCAGGATGCGGTCATGGTGCCGATGGGTAAATGGGCGGAGTCTCGGCTGCGAAACCTGAGTGAAACGGATAAGCGCCGTGATAACTCAAGAGTGGGCAGTGGCTTTGGCAAGAACGTGTCCAAGTGGGTGGGGCGCGATATGGCTTACCCCAGCAATGTCCTCCACATGGCCACCGAGACGAGTAACAAAAACCATAGTGCCGCGTTTCCCCTGGAACTTCCCAGTTGGTTCATCAAGCTCTTTACAGGTGCGGGCGACCTTGTGCTTGACCCATTCATGGGGCAGGGTACGAGCTGTGTCGCGGCGACCCAACTTCAACGTAGCTCAATCGGCATTGAGCTGAATGAGGAGTATTATGGCCTCGCCTGCGCGAATGTTGACAACGCCTTCAAGCAATCGCCCACTTACGGCCAGCCTAGCCTGTTCAGCGTCTTGAATGAATCGCAAGGCTTGACGGAATGATACCCTCACTGCTCGATTACGATGCTCTCCATGAGTATGTCACTCAGCAAGTCATAGAGCCATATTACAGCAAGCGCATCGAAACCTTGCGCCGTCTCAGCCTAATCAACAATCGGGTAAGACAAAAGGCTCTCCTAAACCGCAAGAACCCCTACCTGTTCAGGGCCAAGAATATACAAACATCCGGCGAGTTCGTGCAGTATGCGCTGGATGGCTTTCTCTCATCATCAGAGGAAACCCTGTTTGGAAATCTACTGGAGGGCTTGGCTATTCACATATGCGAGCAGGTCTTTGGCGGCCATAAAGCGCCAG includes:
- a CDS encoding TIGR03032 family protein, producing the protein MTDYQPPAPDEAPPPADPTADAADTEPKPDPLRSVYTSSFGEILKQTGVSLVVSTYQAGKVILVRYDPETETVNTHFRSFNKPMGIAVDASRLTIGGTNTVWYYRNMPAVARKLEPAGKHDAAYLPRRIHVTGDIDIHEMAWSADGELWLVNTRFGCLCTLDADHSFYPRWRPPFLTALAPEDRCHLNGLAMLGGRPQFVTALGETDTRGGWRENKANGGLLMEVPTRSILLRGLSMPHSPRWYDSKLWFLESGEGSIAQADVRHGAWRTVAQMPGFTRGLDFYGPLAFIGLSQVRESATFSGIPLVERLTERTCGVWVVDLRDGRVLGFLRFEEGVQEIFAVQVLPNVRFPEMLEWNDDRLKHSYVLPDEALAAVPETMRE
- a CDS encoding DNA-methyltransferase produces the protein MMMDFTTGSFSSTLYQGDCFDVLRTLPDNSVDLIVTSPPYADQRKSTYGGIHPDHYVEWFTPTAVELLRVLKPTGTFILNIKEKVVNGERHTYVLQLILRMREVGWLWTEEFMWHKKNSHPGKWPNRFRDNWERLLQFNKEKQFAMYQDAVMVPMGKWAESRLRNLSETDKRRDNSRVGSGFGKNVSKWVGRDMAYPSNVLHMATETSNKNHSAAFPLELPSWFIKLFTGAGDLVLDPFMGQGTSCVAATQLQRSSIGIELNEEYYGLACANVDNAFKQSPTYGQPSLFSVLNESQGLTE